A genomic segment from Syntrophotalea acetylenivorans encodes:
- the tyrS gene encoding tyrosine--tRNA ligase translates to MKSLQEQMAVIQRGAVEVLVEAELEEKLKKSIASGVPLKIKAGFDPTAPDLHLGHTVLIQKLKQFQELGHEVNFLIGDFTAMIGDPTGKSETRKSLTREEVLQNAETYKEQVFKILDPEKTKVVFNSTWMGEKSAADLIALASRYTVARMLERDDFHKRFTGQQPIAIHEFIYPLVQGYDSVALQADVELGGTDQKFNLLVGRELQKQEGQAPQSVVTMPLLEGLDGVNKMSKSLDNYIGITEPPKEIYGKVMSVSDELMLRYYELLSDVDLDELQRIKAGVEGKSGGAHPMESKKALAREMVARFYDQEAAQQAEHDFVQQFKQKEVPDDIPVVQLQEDGPVWICRLLTEAGLTGSNGEARRLVKQGAVRLAGEKVASPDQEVEPKGEVVLQAGKRRFARVVFG, encoded by the coding sequence ATGAAGTCGTTGCAGGAACAGATGGCAGTCATACAGCGTGGCGCCGTTGAGGTATTGGTCGAAGCCGAGCTGGAAGAAAAGCTCAAAAAATCTATTGCCAGTGGTGTGCCCCTGAAGATCAAGGCCGGGTTTGACCCGACGGCTCCCGACCTCCATTTGGGCCATACGGTGCTTATTCAGAAGCTCAAGCAGTTTCAGGAACTGGGTCATGAAGTGAACTTTCTGATCGGCGATTTTACCGCCATGATCGGTGACCCTACCGGCAAAAGCGAAACGCGCAAATCTCTCACCCGTGAGGAAGTGCTGCAGAACGCTGAAACCTATAAAGAGCAGGTGTTCAAGATTCTTGACCCGGAGAAGACCAAGGTTGTGTTCAACAGCACCTGGATGGGAGAGAAGTCCGCTGCGGATCTCATTGCCCTGGCGTCCCGATATACGGTAGCGCGCATGCTGGAGCGGGACGATTTTCACAAGCGCTTCACCGGTCAGCAGCCGATCGCCATTCATGAGTTTATTTATCCGCTGGTGCAGGGCTACGATTCGGTGGCATTGCAGGCCGATGTCGAGCTTGGAGGCACCGATCAGAAATTCAATCTGCTGGTAGGGCGGGAATTGCAGAAGCAGGAGGGACAGGCGCCTCAGTCCGTGGTGACTATGCCCCTGCTCGAAGGTCTCGATGGCGTCAACAAAATGAGCAAATCCCTTGACAACTACATCGGCATTACGGAGCCTCCCAAGGAGATCTACGGCAAGGTGATGAGTGTCTCGGACGAATTGATGCTGCGGTATTACGAACTGCTGTCCGATGTTGACCTTGACGAGTTGCAACGTATCAAAGCTGGGGTGGAGGGCAAGTCCGGTGGTGCCCATCCCATGGAAAGCAAAAAAGCACTGGCCCGAGAGATGGTGGCTCGGTTTTACGATCAAGAAGCTGCGCAGCAGGCCGAGCACGATTTTGTTCAGCAGTTCAAGCAGAAGGAAGTCCCCGATGATATTCCCGTGGTCCAACTGCAGGAGGACGGTCCGGTGTGGATCTGTCGTCTGCTTACCGAGGCCGGTCTTACCGGGAGTAACGGCGAGGCAAGGCGTCTTGTCAAGCAAGGGGCTGTGCGACTGGCCGGTGAAAAGGTGGCCAGCCCAGACCAGGAAGTGGAGCCGAAGGGCGAGGTAGTCCTGCAAGCTGGTAAACGACGCTTTGCCCGGGTGGTTTTTGGCTGA